The DNA region GAATGCTCGTGCAGCACGCGAAAATGGCTCACAGCATGGGAATCCCGAAAGAAAATATGGTGTTGATTGACAATGGAGATATTGTCGAGCTAACAGAAGATAGTATTCGAGTTGCGGGTCAAGTGCCATCCGGCTTGCAATTGGTCGATCGCGCGGGAGTCGTTCACGATAAAGTCCTCAAAGAACGGCAACAATTAGCAGAAGATGGGGTAGTAACCGTTGCCGCAGCCATCAATTGGGATCTGCAACTGTTAGCAAAGCCCGAAATTCACCTGCGCGGTGTCGTAACGGCGGTAGAGCGCTCGCTGCTGCACCAGTTGGTCATTCGTACTATCGAACGAACCTTAAATAATCGTGCCAAAGACACGGCACAATCGCCCAAGGGTGAGTCTGGGGAAATGGACTGGACGGGGTTGCGCTTGGAGATTGAAAGCGGTCTACAGCGCCTCGCCAATCGGGAATTACAAAGCCGTCCTTTGGTCGTGTTTTTGCTACAAACCCCTGAAGCTGCTCCCGCGAAACCTTCCAGGCGGCGGCGGAGTTCTGCAACTTCAGTTGCACCCTAGTTGTCGGTCAACCTCGATACCGAGTAGTGATTGATGCTCGATAACCAAGTCATTAAAACGGGTATCGGTTGGCGACTGGGTTGGAATCCCCAAGCACCTGTTTATCAAGGATTGGTGGGGGGAAATGATTGGGCGTTTGAGCTAACGGCGGCAGAATTAGACGATTTTTGCCGCTTGCTCGAACAACTCGCTCAAACTATGAGCCAAATGGAAAATGAATTGATGGATGAGGAGAGAGTTGCTTGTGAAGTGGAAAGCGATGTCCTTTGGCTTGAGGCGGAAGGCTATCCAAACTCCTTTGAAGTGCGCTTGATTCTCAATACCGGTCGCCAGTGCGAAGGAAATTGGTCGGAAACTGTTGTTCCGGAGTTGATTGAGGCGGCGAGAGGATTAAAAGTTTTTTGATTGGGGTTTTTTTGGGAGAAAAGTTATGCTATACTAGCTAATCGTGTCGGGGCGTAGCGCAGCTTGGTAGCGCACCACTTTGGGGTAGTGGGGGTCGTGGGTTCAAATCCCGCCGCTCCGATTTTAAAATTCTAAATAAATTTAGCTAGAATAGCTGAGGTAGGGTACGTTTTAAATTCCCCTTCAAGAGTTATTTTTAGATTGGAACCTTAGAATTAGGTTTTAGAAAGTCAGACCAGGGTTTATTGCGAGGGGAATGACTGGTATCAAATTCCTTTGATGTGAGTGCAACTCATATACGATCGAGCGTTCCGCACGCTACTTTATAGCAAATTTCGCGGGATCGCGCCAAATCTACCTAAACGCATCCTACCCCGTAAGAAGCTGAAAGCTGAAGGCTGAATGCTTACAAAAATAAAGCAAATATTAGGATTTCTTGCAACGAAAAAAACGATTTGATTGTTGCATGATGATTGCGTTATTCCGCAATGTGACCTATTTCCTTTTTGACAACAGTGAGTTAAGGTCGAATCAGTTTAGTCTGACCCGCTATGTCTGTAAGGGATTTGACCCTTGAGAAAGCAATTGCCTAAAAATCAAAGCTTCACCAACACCCATGTCTAGCATTAATAATCGGTTCAAAGTTAATTTTTGGGGCGTGAGAGGAAGCATTCCTTGCCCAGGCGCTACAACTGTTCGCTATGGTGGCAACACACCTTGTGTAGAAATGCAAGTGGGTGGCGAGCGTCTGATTTTTGATGGTGGCACGGGTTTGCGCCTCTTGGGACAATCGCTTCTGTCACAAATGCCGATAGAAGCGCGTATCTTTTTTACCCACTCCCATTGGGATCACATTCAAGGATTTCCCTTCTTCACCCCAGCTTTCATTCCGGGGAATTGCTTCCACCTCTATGGGGCAGTTTCGCCCAACGGTGCGACGATTAAGCAACGGCACAACGATCAGATGTTGCACCCTAATTTTCCCGTTCCCCTACAAATCATGCAGGCGGATTTGAAGTTTTACGATTTGAAGATTGGCGAAACGATAGCCGTTAATCAAGACGTAAGTATAGAGACGGCAAAGCTTAACCATCCGGGGGAAGCGGTGGGGTATCGGGTGAATTGGCGCGGGATTTCTGTGGCTTATGTAACGGATACCGAGCATTTTCCGGGCAAACTCGATCCCAATGTGTTGCAGTTGGCAACAGAAGCAGACGTGTTGATTATCGATGCGGCTTATACGGATGAGGAGTATTATTCCGAAACGTCTCCCAAGGTGGGTTGGGGACATTCGACTTGGCAGGAGGCGGTGAAGATGGCAAAGGCGGCGAAGGTGAAGCAGTTGGTCATTTTTCACCACGATCCGATGCACAATGACGATTTTCTCGACCGCCTAGCAGAAGAGGTGAAAGAGGCGTTTCCTAATTCGATTTTGGCGCAGGAAGGTAAGTCTCTCGAACTGTTTCCGAAAGATGGCAATCCGGAAGCGTCCGGGATGTCTGCGGCGGAAGTTTCTGCCTGAGTTCTCGCGCTATTGCCAAAATGTGTAAAAATGTAAAGCGTGTGGGTAACATCATCAACGGCTACGGCTTTACTTCCAACCGCGATCGCGCTCGGTAATTTTGACGGCATTCATCGAGGGCATCAGGAGGTCGTTCGGTCGATTGTGGGCGTGGATGCGACTGGTTCTGAAGATTGCTCGATTCGCCGAACAGTTGTCACTTTCAATCCCCATCCACGCGAATTTTTTAGCGGTCAGCGTCGCCAATTACTCACGCCACAGGAGGAAAAGGTGCGGCTGCTAGAAGCATTGGGGATCGAACAATTGGTATTGTTGCCCTTCGATCGCGAACTGGCAACCCTAAGTCCTCAAGACTTTGTAGAAAAGATTTTAGTGCGCCAGTTGCAGGCGAAACGAATTGGGGTGGGGAAAGATTTTCACTTCGGCTATCAGCGTCAGGGAACGGCAGAGGATCTGCGCGCGATCGCGCAAAATCATGACATTGAAGTCAAAATTGTCTCCCTACAAGCCTGTGGGCGCGATCGCGTCAGCAGTTCTTTAATTCGCCAATCCCTACAAGAGGGCGACATTCCCCAAGCCAATCGTCTCCTCGGTCGCCCCTATCAACTCGCCGGAACTGTCGTCACCGGACAGCAACTCGGTCGAACCATTGGTTTCCCCACCGCTAACCTGCAACTTCCCGACAATAAATTTTTGCCCCGGTACGGCGTTTATAGCGTTCGCGTCGTCCTTGAAAAGACTGCTCTACTGGGAGTGATGAATATTGGATGTCGTCCCACCGTCAATGCTGAAGCCAAACCCACCGTAGAAGTCCATCTTCTCGATTGGTCGGGAGACTTGTACGAGCAAACCCTAACGGTTAATTTAGAGGAATTCTTACGACCCGAACAAAAATTTTCCTCCCTCGATGCCCTCAAAGCGCAAATTCAAACCGACTGTAAAAGGGCAAAAGACTTATTGAATTCTCAGCTATAACGGACATAATCTTAAAATTCTTGCCGGAGGGACGGATTTAACGATATGAGTCAACGCATCTCCAAA from Lusitaniella coriacea LEGE 07157 includes:
- a CDS encoding DUF1818 family protein, which codes for MLDNQVIKTGIGWRLGWNPQAPVYQGLVGGNDWAFELTAAELDDFCRLLEQLAQTMSQMENELMDEERVACEVESDVLWLEAEGYPNSFEVRLILNTGRQCEGNWSETVVPELIEAARGLKVF
- a CDS encoding MBL fold metallo-hydrolase, producing MSSINNRFKVNFWGVRGSIPCPGATTVRYGGNTPCVEMQVGGERLIFDGGTGLRLLGQSLLSQMPIEARIFFTHSHWDHIQGFPFFTPAFIPGNCFHLYGAVSPNGATIKQRHNDQMLHPNFPVPLQIMQADLKFYDLKIGETIAVNQDVSIETAKLNHPGEAVGYRVNWRGISVAYVTDTEHFPGKLDPNVLQLATEADVLIIDAAYTDEEYYSETSPKVGWGHSTWQEAVKMAKAAKVKQLVIFHHDPMHNDDFLDRLAEEVKEAFPNSILAQEGKSLELFPKDGNPEASGMSAAEVSA
- a CDS encoding bifunctional riboflavin kinase/FAD synthetase; translated protein: MWVTSSTATALLPTAIALGNFDGIHRGHQEVVRSIVGVDATGSEDCSIRRTVVTFNPHPREFFSGQRRQLLTPQEEKVRLLEALGIEQLVLLPFDRELATLSPQDFVEKILVRQLQAKRIGVGKDFHFGYQRQGTAEDLRAIAQNHDIEVKIVSLQACGRDRVSSSLIRQSLQEGDIPQANRLLGRPYQLAGTVVTGQQLGRTIGFPTANLQLPDNKFLPRYGVYSVRVVLEKTALLGVMNIGCRPTVNAEAKPTVEVHLLDWSGDLYEQTLTVNLEEFLRPEQKFSSLDALKAQIQTDCKRAKDLLNSQL